One stretch of Natronobacterium gregoryi SP2 DNA includes these proteins:
- a CDS encoding Gfo/Idh/MocA family protein, translating into MYQVGIVGCGVIGSRLAEAFDEHERTEIRAGCDRVAEKAASMAETYDCESVTAIEELVGIDAIDIVYVGVPPKHHAAVVRAALEAEKHVICEKPIAENAAVGDELTTLARESDRTTAINFPFRYTPGFLEMRERIVAGEIGTPKRVALRFRFPQWPREWQDVDWLAGREQGGPLREVGSHFVFGTQELFGDLTDVTADVRYTAPEKYEESIVGTFLAGDDRGEDATDDAGAVGLEESVHGTIDLLCDCDGSEENSLTVEGTEGSLSLQAWRRLVADPGETNERVITEEAGETTLALVDEFVTDLEGGDGDLVSFEEATRVQRVVDDVLGLEDV; encoded by the coding sequence ATGTATCAGGTCGGCATCGTCGGCTGTGGCGTCATCGGCTCACGCCTCGCAGAGGCATTCGACGAGCACGAACGAACCGAAATTCGGGCAGGCTGTGATCGCGTCGCCGAGAAAGCAGCGTCGATGGCGGAGACCTACGACTGCGAGTCGGTCACTGCGATCGAGGAACTGGTCGGGATCGACGCGATCGATATCGTCTACGTCGGCGTCCCGCCGAAACATCACGCGGCCGTCGTCCGGGCCGCACTCGAGGCGGAAAAACACGTGATCTGTGAGAAACCCATCGCGGAGAACGCGGCGGTTGGGGACGAACTGACCACACTCGCACGCGAGAGCGATCGGACGACGGCGATCAACTTCCCGTTTCGCTACACGCCGGGATTTCTCGAGATGCGCGAGCGGATCGTGGCCGGCGAGATCGGCACGCCGAAACGCGTCGCGCTCCGGTTTCGCTTCCCGCAGTGGCCCCGCGAGTGGCAGGACGTCGACTGGCTCGCCGGCCGCGAGCAGGGCGGCCCGCTCCGGGAGGTCGGGAGCCACTTCGTGTTCGGGACGCAGGAACTGTTCGGCGATCTCACCGACGTCACTGCGGATGTCCGGTACACGGCCCCGGAGAAGTACGAAGAGTCCATCGTCGGCACGTTTCTCGCAGGTGACGACAGGGGCGAAGATGCTACCGACGACGCCGGCGCTGTCGGCCTCGAGGAGAGCGTCCACGGAACGATCGATCTCCTCTGTGACTGCGACGGCAGCGAGGAAAACAGCCTCACCGTCGAGGGAACCGAAGGTTCGCTGTCGCTACAGGCATGGCGCCGCCTCGTCGCCGACCCCGGTGAGACGAACGAGCGCGTGATCACCGAGGAAGCGGGCGAGACGACGCTCGCGCTGGTCGACGAGTTCGTAACCGATCTCGAGGGCGGCGACGGCGACCTCGTCTCCTTCGAGGAGGCGACGCGGGTCCAGCGGGTCGTCGACGACGTTCTCGGTCTCGAGGACGTGTGA
- a CDS encoding NAD(+)/NADH kinase, giving the protein MRGRRLATTEELVAIVSPAEESEAAVQRLETWADDNGLGLQTVDVGDDIDDVYAPDSETLGVTVGGDGTFLEGIKQFSPRNVPILGVNTGTLAFLVRVDVDDLEAALTEVVQGRATIDERQQVAVEANGLEATGINDVMVKNVRPENPIDRKITKLDVFADGQYVGEYDGTGLAIATPTGSTGISLSANGPVHNPTNNSCLQIVPLHTHRMGVRPLIVSENTEIRIVCSEETDLLVDGGRFHEQLETDDVITVTGAKSTANVVRTSYDDDFFTAISELLGWGARDTAGKSIPPTISSESEPDSFEERACELAKEAVRSVRNPLRNLHGKVEKERYKTDASDVITEADYLSENIITTAIENEYPAHTILTEEGVHTETGSEYTWLIDPLDGTGNYANGNPNYAVSLALLENDEPIVGVVYAPETDELWSAIAGEGAYKNGVPVTVTDRNALEESMLMSGYDPEGTFLSYFYDGTRGVRRLGSAALHLCYLANGSADAVWEYDTYPWDVAAGIVIAREAGASVTDSSGTPFEVYGEKDRQELVASNGHIHDDLTTRLRDNEHLYNTVDN; this is encoded by the coding sequence ATGCGTGGGAGACGGTTAGCTACGACGGAAGAACTTGTTGCGATAGTGAGTCCGGCCGAAGAGAGTGAAGCGGCCGTTCAGCGACTCGAGACGTGGGCCGACGACAACGGCCTGGGACTACAGACGGTCGACGTCGGGGACGACATCGACGACGTCTACGCTCCCGACAGCGAGACGCTGGGCGTGACGGTCGGCGGCGACGGCACTTTTCTCGAGGGGATCAAACAGTTCTCACCGAGAAACGTGCCGATCCTGGGGGTCAACACTGGGACACTTGCCTTCCTCGTCCGGGTCGACGTCGACGACCTCGAGGCGGCGCTGACGGAGGTCGTCCAGGGACGGGCGACGATCGACGAGCGCCAGCAGGTCGCCGTCGAGGCCAACGGCCTCGAAGCGACGGGGATCAACGACGTCATGGTCAAGAACGTTCGGCCAGAGAACCCGATCGATCGAAAGATCACGAAACTCGACGTGTTCGCCGACGGCCAGTACGTCGGCGAGTACGACGGCACTGGCCTTGCGATCGCGACGCCGACGGGGTCGACCGGTATCTCGCTGTCCGCGAACGGGCCGGTCCACAACCCGACGAACAACTCGTGTCTGCAGATCGTCCCGTTGCACACTCACCGGATGGGGGTTCGGCCGCTGATCGTCAGCGAGAACACGGAGATTCGTATCGTCTGTTCCGAGGAGACGGACCTACTGGTCGACGGCGGCCGGTTTCACGAACAACTCGAGACCGACGACGTCATCACCGTTACGGGTGCCAAAAGCACTGCGAACGTCGTGCGAACGAGTTACGACGACGACTTCTTCACGGCGATCAGCGAGTTGCTGGGCTGGGGGGCACGTGACACGGCGGGGAAATCCATTCCGCCGACCATCTCGAGCGAGAGCGAGCCGGATTCTTTCGAGGAACGGGCGTGTGAACTCGCAAAGGAGGCCGTCCGGAGCGTCAGGAATCCGCTCAGGAACCTCCACGGAAAAGTCGAGAAAGAGCGGTACAAGACCGACGCGTCGGACGTCATCACGGAGGCCGACTACCTTTCGGAGAACATCATCACGACTGCCATCGAGAACGAGTATCCCGCCCACACGATCCTGACCGAGGAGGGAGTCCACACCGAGACCGGCAGCGAGTACACCTGGCTGATCGACCCCCTCGACGGCACCGGGAACTACGCCAACGGCAACCCCAACTACGCCGTCTCGCTCGCCCTGCTGGAAAACGACGAGCCAATCGTCGGCGTCGTCTACGCACCCGAGACGGACGAACTCTGGAGCGCGATCGCCGGCGAGGGTGCCTACAAGAACGGGGTGCCGGTCACGGTGACCGACCGGAACGCCCTCGAGGAGAGCATGCTGATGTCCGGCTACGATCCCGAAGGGACTTTCCTCTCGTACTTCTACGACGGCACGCGTGGCGTCCGACGACTGGGATCGGCTGCGCTCCACCTTTGCTATCTCGCCAACGGGAGCGCCGACGCAGTCTGGGAGTACGACACCTATCCCTGGGACGTCGCGGCGGGGATCGTCATCGCGCGGGAAGCGGGGGCGTCCGTGACCGACTCGAGTGGGACGCCGTTCGAAGTGTACGGCGAAAAGGATCGACAGGAACTCGTCGCGTCGAACGGGCACATTCACGACGACCTGACGACGCGACTCCGTGACAACGAACACCTCTACAACACGGTCGACAACTGA
- a CDS encoding methyltransferase domain-containing protein: MGKIAKTVAGLEKSCTPAPLAFSWYTRFYRSVVDREIELADIDAEDRILNVGCGGMPFTTALLAKRTGATVYALDHDPAVVQEARRNLERAGVANEVEIVVGDGRDVLGDGSRLPESCSVAVVALQAEPKDEILHQYRNTTDGPERVVVRQPRALVAGDYDRVTDCEDRTGAVRHRMPTFDRSLLFGSA; encoded by the coding sequence ATGGGGAAGATAGCGAAAACCGTGGCGGGACTCGAGAAGTCGTGTACTCCGGCACCGCTGGCGTTCAGTTGGTACACCCGGTTTTACCGGTCCGTCGTCGACAGAGAGATAGAACTCGCAGATATCGACGCGGAAGATCGGATTCTCAACGTCGGATGTGGGGGGATGCCGTTTACGACTGCCTTACTCGCGAAACGAACTGGCGCAACCGTCTACGCTCTCGATCACGATCCCGCGGTCGTCCAGGAGGCACGACGGAACCTCGAGCGTGCCGGTGTCGCAAACGAAGTTGAAATCGTCGTCGGAGACGGACGGGACGTTCTCGGCGATGGGTCCAGACTTCCCGAGTCGTGCTCGGTCGCAGTCGTCGCTTTGCAGGCCGAACCGAAAGACGAGATCCTGCACCAGTACCGAAATACGACCGATGGCCCCGAACGAGTCGTCGTGCGCCAACCGCGCGCGCTCGTCGCCGGCGACTACGATCGGGTAACCGACTGTGAGGATCGAACTGGGGCCGTCAGACATCGGATGCCGACCTTCGACCGGTCGCTATTGTTCGGCTCGGCATGA
- a CDS encoding lysylphosphatidylglycerol synthase transmembrane domain-containing protein: MKRNVALWALGCGVLVLLVVAAGWSELRAGVAHAQGRIMVGLLALQVLTLGLIAYQWQFVLRRADVDLHYREVLAVTLAGGFVESVTPSSKLGGEAAKVYLFRRLSGAEYGTLSSALLVHKFVSLLPFFGLCLLFATVGLLRLELALPSSALLAIGATGALAGIVGGTLVLMRTEQFPGTLPGFGRIDLPTWVGQRVGDAIAFARDAVVGATTVLSPWERRWLYGISLVVWGLYPIKIYVVALMLGLDVSLFLATIGTGLAYLASIVPFSPGGLGSFEGVLAGVFVAGGTTFADGMAVSVLSRLVTFWFPLVVSALATAWLLGSDYRLSPDDLGLPSLSDRLRK; the protein is encoded by the coding sequence ATGAAGCGTAACGTGGCGCTCTGGGCGCTTGGCTGTGGGGTTCTCGTCCTCCTGGTCGTCGCTGCCGGCTGGTCGGAGCTACGCGCTGGCGTCGCTCACGCCCAGGGTCGCATCATGGTCGGGCTCCTGGCGCTTCAGGTGCTCACGCTCGGGCTGATCGCCTACCAGTGGCAGTTCGTACTCCGGCGGGCCGACGTCGACCTTCACTATCGAGAGGTGCTCGCAGTCACGCTCGCGGGTGGGTTCGTAGAGAGCGTGACGCCGTCGTCGAAACTGGGTGGGGAAGCCGCCAAAGTGTACCTGTTTCGGCGGTTGAGCGGAGCGGAGTACGGAACGCTGTCGTCGGCGTTGCTGGTACACAAGTTCGTCTCCCTGCTCCCGTTTTTCGGACTCTGTCTCCTCTTTGCCACCGTCGGTCTGCTGAGACTGGAACTCGCGCTCCCGTCGTCCGCACTGCTGGCCATCGGCGCTACTGGTGCTTTGGCCGGCATCGTGGGAGGAACGCTCGTGCTGATGCGGACAGAGCAGTTTCCGGGCACGCTCCCCGGTTTCGGCCGTATCGACCTGCCAACCTGGGTCGGGCAGCGTGTCGGTGACGCGATAGCGTTCGCTCGGGACGCCGTTGTGGGAGCGACGACGGTGCTTTCGCCGTGGGAACGGCGCTGGCTCTACGGGATCTCACTCGTCGTCTGGGGTCTGTACCCGATCAAGATCTACGTCGTCGCGCTCATGCTCGGGCTAGACGTGAGTCTCTTCCTCGCGACGATCGGGACGGGACTCGCGTATCTCGCCAGTATCGTGCCGTTTTCGCCGGGCGGACTCGGTTCGTTCGAAGGCGTGCTTGCAGGCGTCTTCGTCGCTGGTGGGACGACGTTCGCCGACGGGATGGCGGTCTCGGTGCTGTCACGACTCGTCACGTTCTGGTTCCCGCTCGTGGTGTCTGCGCTCGCGACGGCGTGGCTACTCGGTTCCGACTATCGACTGTCGCCCGACGACCTCGGGCTTCCGTCGCTTTCCGACCGACTCCGAAAGTGA
- a CDS encoding FeoA domain-containing protein produces the protein MLASQAYEGGQKQETGERPTEQVGGKRSHDGRLEAEESDPPSRTLSTSNAILQRFERLDGVSQTFGDLYSRLFYEHVVERELGIADPDEQATVLQIGCGPLPMTAITLAERGYDVVAVDIDPDAVGAARDAISERELTDKIDIVVSDGCTIDTSGFDVIWLAFHVAPRSELVDSTVSSLEPDQTLVYRRPRSWARAIFPSDSPPIPDDVSLETVTQRFGKESVVVCHDPGNCADCDDAADCPASDETPARTDSELVADAESAGPTLDSLQIGERATIRTVPDHDLLPSLGVRPGKDVRLETGQAFNGPLVVTVDERTVALDRTLAGRIRLESTPQGRTEPTPTDGF, from the coding sequence ATGTTGGCATCGCAAGCGTACGAGGGGGGCCAGAAACAGGAAACTGGTGAACGACCGACCGAACAAGTGGGTGGAAAACGGTCTCACGATGGACGTCTGGAAGCCGAAGAGTCCGATCCGCCGTCACGCACGTTGTCGACGAGCAATGCGATACTACAGCGGTTCGAGCGACTCGATGGGGTCTCACAGACGTTCGGCGACCTCTACTCTCGACTCTTCTACGAACACGTCGTCGAGCGGGAACTCGGTATCGCCGATCCGGACGAGCAAGCGACCGTACTCCAGATCGGTTGCGGGCCGCTCCCGATGACGGCGATCACCCTCGCCGAACGAGGATACGACGTCGTCGCAGTCGACATCGATCCGGACGCCGTCGGGGCTGCTCGCGACGCAATCAGCGAGCGGGAGCTAACCGACAAGATCGACATCGTCGTCAGCGACGGCTGCACGATCGATACGTCCGGATTCGACGTCATCTGGCTGGCGTTTCACGTCGCTCCCCGGTCCGAACTCGTCGACTCGACGGTGTCGAGTCTCGAGCCCGACCAGACGCTCGTCTACCGCCGTCCCCGGAGTTGGGCTCGAGCGATCTTCCCGTCTGACTCGCCACCGATACCGGACGACGTCTCGCTCGAAACGGTCACCCAGCGATTCGGGAAAGAGAGCGTTGTCGTCTGTCACGATCCCGGCAACTGTGCGGACTGTGACGACGCGGCCGACTGTCCAGCATCGGACGAAACGCCGGCGAGGACCGATTCGGAACTCGTTGCCGACGCGGAGTCGGCCGGACCGACGCTCGACTCGCTACAGATCGGCGAACGGGCGACCATCAGAACAGTTCCCGACCACGACTTGTTGCCCTCGCTCGGTGTTCGACCGGGCAAGGACGTTCGCCTCGAGACTGGACAGGCGTTCAACGGCCCACTCGTGGTGACGGTCGATGAGCGAACCGTCGCACTCGATCGAACGCTGGCCGGCCGAATTCGTCTCGAATCGACGCCGCAGGGCCGGACAGAGCCGACGCCGACCGACGGATTCTGA
- a CDS encoding ferrous iron transporter B: MSNDSTDADAERPRVALIGPPNVGKSVLFNALTGLDAGVANYSGTTVEYKRGSARFRDHETTLVDVPGTYSLAATNEAEQLAVDMLEGECDLVICVLDAVNLENSLHLLLEVLEYDIPVVVAINRVDLLEKEGKRLRPNYLASALGLPVVPTIATIGKGFDDLVAATAATLADSSHAGPRQHVAGAGLAEESDGDENPTAGEEPDGVREAETIPPLESRVDDGPSWERAGELCTEVVVEDDEPTAHEPGYLERWSDHLVKPWPGLPVAGLVLVGTFALVVGVGMGIRQYLMIPFFEGLVFPQIESAVQAVTAPGFYRDVLIGDYGFLIKGLEWPFALVLPYVVSFYFALSLLEDSGYLPRLAVLLDGLFERMGLAGSNVVPLLLGYGCAIPGITATRATSNSEKQRLTMMLMITLAVPCVAQTGAFIALLAEATVLLVVAVFVVSFAALGLAGLVLDATLEGTRQPTVADVPPLLMPPVRQTYRKVWMRLKQFVSGGALHMVYAIGFASVLYELGVLEVASQYLEPLVVGWLNLPAEASTPLILGIVRRELTVLPLLEMDLAMGQLFVGAVVGLFYVPCIAVFATVAQEFSLRAAGLVLVMTMAVSFFVGGLFAQLFVVF; this comes from the coding sequence ATGTCGAACGATTCCACGGATGCCGATGCTGAACGTCCCCGCGTCGCACTGATCGGGCCGCCGAACGTCGGCAAGAGCGTGCTGTTCAACGCGTTGACTGGACTCGACGCCGGCGTCGCCAACTACTCCGGGACGACCGTCGAGTACAAGCGGGGGAGTGCCAGGTTTCGCGACCACGAGACGACGCTCGTCGACGTTCCCGGAACGTACTCGCTTGCGGCGACCAACGAGGCCGAACAACTCGCCGTCGATATGCTCGAGGGTGAGTGTGACCTCGTCATCTGCGTGCTGGACGCGGTCAACCTGGAGAACAGTCTGCATCTCTTGCTCGAGGTGCTCGAGTACGACATTCCAGTCGTCGTCGCGATCAATCGAGTCGACCTCCTCGAGAAGGAAGGCAAACGGCTGCGTCCGAACTACCTTGCTTCTGCTCTCGGTCTGCCCGTCGTTCCGACAATCGCGACGATCGGCAAGGGGTTCGACGACCTCGTCGCTGCAACCGCAGCGACGCTTGCGGACTCTTCTCATGCCGGCCCACGACAGCACGTGGCCGGAGCTGGTCTCGCCGAGGAAAGCGATGGCGACGAAAACCCGACCGCTGGCGAGGAACCGGACGGCGTGAGAGAAGCCGAAACGATTCCACCGCTCGAAAGCAGAGTCGACGACGGCCCGAGCTGGGAGCGAGCGGGAGAACTCTGTACAGAGGTCGTCGTCGAAGACGACGAACCGACAGCGCACGAACCCGGCTACCTGGAACGGTGGAGTGATCACCTAGTCAAACCGTGGCCTGGCCTGCCAGTTGCGGGACTCGTCCTGGTCGGGACGTTCGCACTGGTCGTCGGCGTCGGGATGGGGATCAGGCAGTATCTGATGATCCCGTTCTTCGAGGGGTTGGTATTTCCCCAGATCGAGAGTGCCGTCCAGGCAGTGACGGCACCCGGATTTTATCGGGACGTACTCATCGGCGACTACGGGTTCCTCATCAAAGGCCTCGAGTGGCCGTTCGCGCTGGTGTTGCCCTACGTCGTTTCGTTTTACTTCGCACTGAGTCTGCTAGAGGACAGTGGATACCTGCCGCGCCTGGCAGTGCTGCTCGATGGCCTGTTCGAACGGATGGGGCTGGCTGGAAGCAACGTCGTCCCCCTGTTGTTGGGGTATGGCTGTGCCATTCCCGGTATTACGGCGACGAGAGCGACGTCCAACAGCGAAAAGCAGCGGCTGACGATGATGTTGATGATCACGCTCGCAGTGCCGTGTGTCGCCCAGACCGGCGCGTTCATTGCGTTGCTGGCCGAGGCAACCGTTTTACTGGTCGTCGCGGTCTTTGTGGTCTCGTTTGCGGCACTCGGCCTCGCAGGGCTGGTTCTCGACGCCACGCTGGAGGGGACTCGACAGCCGACCGTCGCCGACGTTCCACCGCTTTTGATGCCACCAGTCCGTCAAACGTACCGCAAAGTCTGGATGCGGTTGAAACAGTTCGTCTCCGGTGGCGCGCTCCACATGGTCTACGCTATCGGCTTCGCGTCTGTCCTGTACGAACTCGGCGTACTGGAAGTCGCCAGCCAGTATCTGGAACCGCTCGTCGTCGGCTGGCTCAACCTGCCGGCAGAGGCTTCGACGCCACTGATCCTCGGAATCGTCAGGCGAGAACTGACCGTCCTTCCACTGCTCGAGATGGACCTCGCGATGGGACAGCTGTTCGTCGGAGCTGTCGTCGGCCTGTTCTACGTCCCCTGTATCGCGGTGTTTGCCACCGTCGCCCAGGAGTTCTCGCTTCGTGCTGCCGGCCTGGTCCTCGTGATGACGATGGCCGTGTCGTTCTTCGTCGGCGGCCTGTTCGCCCAACTTTTCGTGGTGTTTTGA
- a CDS encoding proteasome assembly chaperone family protein codes for MTDKTTSASFEQVADVPAEAPTLIEGLPGHGLVASIAVDQITTQLDLEHYGNVAADEFPPVVTFEDGLVQDLVRVYAGPEPAVMTLESDLALPEPAYEPLSKCVLEELADDFSRAIFLAGAPAQSEERIGDVSGVATTDAIRDDLDEAGITVPEDRGVVGGITGSLVRECYQADIPAALLIVRSHPYLPDPHAAKSVIENALEPLVEFDIETAALDEQAEEIQQQMQQVAQQYQQMTEDQQQQQQQPTQTGMFQ; via the coding sequence ATGACCGACAAGACGACGTCCGCGTCGTTCGAGCAGGTCGCCGACGTTCCAGCCGAGGCTCCGACGCTGATCGAAGGACTGCCCGGCCACGGTCTCGTCGCGTCGATCGCCGTTGACCAGATCACGACACAGCTCGACCTCGAGCACTACGGCAACGTCGCCGCCGACGAGTTTCCGCCCGTCGTCACGTTCGAGGACGGGCTCGTTCAGGATCTGGTCCGCGTCTACGCCGGCCCAGAGCCGGCCGTGATGACCCTCGAGAGTGACCTCGCGCTTCCCGAGCCAGCGTACGAGCCGCTCTCGAAGTGCGTTCTCGAGGAACTGGCCGACGATTTTAGCCGGGCGATATTTCTCGCGGGTGCGCCGGCCCAGTCCGAAGAACGGATCGGTGACGTTTCCGGTGTCGCGACGACCGACGCGATCAGAGACGACCTCGACGAGGCCGGCATCACGGTTCCGGAGGATCGGGGCGTGGTCGGCGGTATCACGGGCTCGCTCGTCCGCGAGTGCTACCAGGCGGATATCCCCGCCGCGTTGCTGATCGTCCGCTCGCATCCGTATCTGCCGGACCCACACGCGGCAAAATCCGTGATCGAAAACGCACTCGAGCCTCTCGTCGAGTTCGACATCGAGACGGCGGCGCTCGACGAGCAGGCCGAGGAGATCCAACAGCAGATGCAACAGGTCGCCCAGCAATACCAGCAGATGACCGAAGACCAACAACAACAGCAACAGCAGCCGACCCAGACGGGAATGTTCCAGTAA
- a CDS encoding 2-isopropylmalate synthase, translating into MIPSDRTVRILDTTLRDGEQAPGVSLSPDEKVEIARALERAGVSTIEAGSACTGTGERRAISRVTDLDLEARVTSFCRGLTGDVDLALECDVDGVHIVVPSSDRHVEGKVGTSLGDNLVTTAELVEYATDHDLWVEVIGEDGSRADLDYLAELAETALDAGADRFCFADTVGHTGPEHTAKAVSRLAELGPVSAHTHDDLGLGVANALAAVAAGADLIHCTVDGLGERAGNVALEEVAIALSHVYDIDTVDLEELYDLAQTVSRATGVQLPPNKAVVGENAFTHESGIHTDGTLKDDKMYEPYAPETVGRERRLALGKHTGRAGVEATLAEHGVEATDDAVAEIAARVTELGDRGRRVTDADLLAIAEDVTGDDRERMVDLLDVQATSGGAVPTASVRLEVDGEQRVASGTGSGPVDAAVSAIREAIGSRADAELESYHVDAVTGGTDAVVTVEVTMGRDDRSVTVARSEADITRASVDAMVDALDRLLATEEKPFAPADD; encoded by the coding sequence ATGATTCCATCCGACCGTACAGTCCGCATTCTCGATACGACGCTTCGTGACGGCGAACAGGCCCCCGGCGTCTCGCTCTCGCCCGACGAAAAAGTCGAAATCGCCCGCGCACTCGAGCGTGCCGGCGTCTCGACCATCGAGGCCGGCAGCGCCTGCACCGGCACCGGCGAACGCCGGGCCATCTCGCGGGTCACCGACCTCGACCTCGAGGCCCGCGTGACGAGTTTCTGCCGGGGGCTCACGGGCGACGTCGACCTCGCACTCGAGTGTGACGTCGACGGCGTCCACATCGTCGTCCCCTCGAGCGACCGCCACGTCGAGGGGAAAGTCGGCACGTCTCTCGGGGACAACCTGGTGACGACGGCCGAACTCGTCGAGTACGCCACGGATCACGACCTGTGGGTCGAGGTCATCGGTGAGGACGGCTCGCGGGCCGACCTCGACTACCTCGCGGAACTGGCGGAAACCGCGCTCGACGCCGGCGCAGACCGATTTTGCTTCGCCGACACGGTCGGCCACACGGGACCGGAACACACCGCGAAAGCAGTCTCCCGACTCGCCGAACTCGGGCCGGTCAGCGCCCACACCCACGACGACCTCGGCCTGGGCGTCGCCAACGCGCTCGCGGCCGTCGCCGCAGGTGCCGACCTGATCCACTGTACGGTCGACGGGCTTGGCGAACGCGCCGGCAACGTCGCACTCGAGGAAGTCGCAATCGCCCTCTCACACGTTTACGACATCGATACCGTCGATCTCGAGGAACTGTACGACCTCGCCCAGACTGTTTCGCGGGCGACGGGCGTCCAGTTGCCGCCGAACAAGGCCGTCGTCGGCGAGAACGCCTTCACCCACGAGAGCGGCATCCACACGGACGGCACGCTCAAAGACGACAAGATGTACGAACCCTACGCACCAGAGACGGTCGGTCGAGAACGGCGACTCGCGCTTGGGAAACACACCGGTCGAGCGGGCGTCGAAGCGACGCTCGCGGAACACGGTGTCGAGGCGACCGACGACGCGGTCGCCGAGATCGCGGCGCGCGTGACGGAACTCGGGGACCGCGGCCGTCGGGTGACCGACGCCGACCTGCTTGCGATCGCGGAAGACGTCACCGGCGACGACCGTGAACGGATGGTCGACCTGCTCGACGTGCAGGCGACCAGCGGCGGAGCCGTTCCGACAGCCAGCGTCCGTCTCGAGGTCGACGGCGAACAGCGAGTCGCAAGCGGCACCGGCTCCGGCCCCGTCGACGCGGCCGTCTCTGCGATCCGCGAGGCGATCGGTTCACGAGCCGACGCCGAACTCGAGTCCTACCACGTCGACGCCGTCACTGGCGGGACCGACGCGGTCGTCACCGTCGAGGTGACGATGGGCCGTGACGACCGGTCGGTCACGGTCGCTCGTAGTGAGGCCGATATCACACGTGCAAGTGTCGACGCGATGGTCGATGCGCTCGATCGCCTGCTCGCGACCGAGGAGAAACCGTTCGCGCCCGCAGACGATTGA
- a CDS encoding DUF192 domain-containing protein, translated as MRLRHKPAGGASSVLATSVELADSIVSQARGLMFRRSFSDDSALVFRFDGASTRDVHMLFVFFPIDAVWVVDGEVQRVERLRPWLGLARAEADMLVELPAGTANDIEPGDRLFIEES; from the coding sequence GTGCGGTTACGACACAAGCCGGCAGGGGGCGCTTCGTCGGTTCTGGCAACGAGCGTCGAACTCGCCGATTCGATCGTCAGTCAGGCTCGCGGGTTGATGTTCCGCCGGTCTTTCTCCGACGACTCGGCGCTCGTCTTCCGGTTCGACGGCGCGAGCACGCGTGACGTTCACATGCTTTTCGTCTTCTTCCCGATCGACGCCGTCTGGGTCGTCGACGGCGAGGTACAGCGAGTCGAGCGGCTTCGTCCGTGGCTCGGTCTCGCTCGCGCCGAAGCCGACATGCTCGTCGAACTTCCGGCTGGAACCGCGAACGATATCGAACCCGGAGACCGGCTCTTCATAGAAGAGAGCTGA